The following coding sequences lie in one Armatimonadota bacterium genomic window:
- the rpoC gene encoding DNA-directed RNA polymerase subunit beta' yields MADTNLFDKIRIGIASPEDIRSWSHGEVKKPETINYRTFKPERDGLFCEKIFGPVKDYECACGRYKKIKYKGIICERCGVEVTRSKVRRERMGHVELAAPVCHIWYLKGVPSPLALILDVSPRQLEKVIYFASFIIIDLEQEKINELLPTILDNVEKEKIAIQDQMRDLEMESLERLATEMANNPDEYFDESYVKDRIKANYDRIRAEYRDADERLKDLDIAASLLGQLEVYQLIEEDKWRAISKMLDSVGRRMKRDLSELVRANIGADACKELLRRVDVEQQIKDLRREVRETTSARRLRAIKRLELAEALASSRSRCDWMVLEVVPVISPELRPMVQLDGGRFATSDLNDLYRRIINRNNRLKRIIEIQAPESIINHEKRLLQESVDALIDNGRRSRPVVGSNQRPLKSLSDMLKGKEGRFRKNLLGKRVDYSGRSVIVVGPHLKLHQCGLPKEMALELFKPFVMKVLVERKVTQNIKTAKRMIERMHPAVWDGLEDVIKEHPVLLNRAPTLHRLGIQAFEPILVEGKAIQLHPLVCHAYNADFDGDQMAVHVPLSLQAQAEARVLMLSTQNLFSPADGKPVMTPVQDPVLGLYALTFTNKRMAEEFHAQMAAHEKDPENNPAPPVYGSPEEIQYLLNAPGTHQGAVHLNGLVRVRLHIPVFSPDSEIDYRDPSTGQEYKFVTSENELGEEVRTLEPLEQKFESRIVVTTPGRLIFNQVLPYPLRYSEKYLSEEMGKRAIPTSIVSVYNSVGAEATIRFLDDIKALGFWNATKYGISIALTDMDPPKRREEMLDEADTKANKVLENYRRGLISFREMQENLIRLWTGTYDEIGNAIVANMHQENPLSIITVSGARGSIKQLAQLSGMRGLMFNQFNEVIYELPVKNSFQKGLSMLEFFVTTHGARKGLADTALRTADAGYLTRRLVDVAQDVIIRTDDCETMDGILAFRLTVDGKVLETMGERAFGRMSQSDIDDPATGERIMSVGELITHSIEGRLAKVEATYYDEIEGLDESAREKIDAKYISAGFEFDEHGRLGAKVRSPITCAMDVGMCAKCYGVDLSTKKVVETGVAVGIIAAQSIGEPGTQLTMRTFHTGGVAGSKSIAITSQYKTGKFIRQFQEDFQSATQTSAKEFDPTKLLESQEDTIKGLFADPKNFVSIVDGKKTEKTSKKAQEKMEGDSRKLWERSRKTFFYSWTGESSGIVRVEEIFEARKQPRGKAIICPVSGVVKEIQRSSFGRWVVVSARVDAVPLKDAYISDDQDWGDKVPAPVERLIGQKLSTQAVHTLRKHEVGQVNVLFPVLVPPLGNLPVDKGQRIIKGDPLTEGPLDPHEVLELAGPKAVHEYFIENLQSVYKDQGVDINDKHLEVIVRQMLRKRQIKDPGNTPFLPGQIVDRNRFNRENERVRQRIAEGKKIKEVNPETGEEFERDPREATANWILLGITEASLATESYLSAASFQKTTRVLTEAAVRGKNDPLLGLKENVIIGRLIPAGTGVKAHRELAVDVDRSQPSWAQQSLTALVEAEEGELANDGDVFGGMSLADLAAQDDEPATLDEE; encoded by the coding sequence ATGGCAGATACCAACCTGTTCGACAAGATCCGTATCGGCATCGCCTCCCCGGAAGACATCCGAAGCTGGTCCCACGGAGAAGTCAAGAAACCGGAAACCATCAACTACCGCACATTCAAACCGGAACGGGACGGCTTGTTCTGCGAAAAGATTTTCGGCCCCGTCAAGGATTACGAGTGTGCTTGCGGCCGGTACAAGAAAATCAAGTACAAGGGCATCATCTGCGAACGCTGCGGGGTTGAAGTCACCCGGAGCAAGGTGCGCCGCGAGCGCATGGGCCACGTCGAGTTGGCCGCCCCGGTTTGCCACATTTGGTATTTGAAGGGTGTGCCCAGCCCCCTTGCCCTGATCTTGGATGTCAGCCCTCGGCAGCTGGAAAAAGTGATCTACTTCGCCAGCTTCATCATCATTGACCTGGAACAAGAGAAGATCAACGAGCTGTTGCCGACCATCCTCGACAACGTCGAAAAGGAAAAGATCGCCATCCAAGATCAGATGCGCGATTTGGAAATGGAATCGCTGGAGCGCTTGGCCACCGAGATGGCCAACAATCCGGACGAATATTTTGACGAGAGCTATGTCAAGGACCGGATTAAGGCGAACTACGACCGGATCCGCGCCGAATACCGGGATGCCGACGAGCGGTTGAAAGACCTGGACATCGCGGCTTCACTTTTGGGCCAACTCGAGGTTTACCAACTTATCGAAGAGGACAAGTGGCGGGCAATCAGCAAGATGCTTGATTCCGTCGGCCGGAGGATGAAGCGCGACTTGAGCGAGCTTGTCCGGGCCAACATCGGGGCAGATGCTTGCAAAGAGCTGCTGCGCCGGGTTGATGTTGAACAGCAGATCAAGGATCTCCGTCGCGAAGTCCGGGAAACCACAAGCGCCCGCCGCCTTCGGGCCATCAAACGGCTTGAACTCGCCGAAGCGCTGGCCAGCAGCCGATCCCGTTGCGATTGGATGGTGCTGGAAGTTGTCCCGGTAATTTCCCCTGAACTGCGGCCGATGGTCCAGTTGGATGGAGGCCGTTTTGCCACCAGCGACCTCAACGATTTGTACCGGCGGATCATCAACCGCAACAACCGGCTCAAGCGGATCATCGAGATCCAGGCACCCGAGTCGATTATCAACCACGAAAAGCGGCTCTTGCAAGAATCAGTCGATGCGTTGATCGACAACGGCCGGCGCTCCCGGCCCGTCGTTGGATCCAACCAACGCCCGCTCAAATCGTTGAGCGACATGCTAAAAGGGAAGGAAGGGCGGTTCCGGAAGAACCTGCTCGGAAAGCGCGTCGACTACTCTGGCCGCTCGGTTATCGTCGTCGGGCCTCACCTAAAACTGCACCAATGCGGGCTTCCTAAGGAAATGGCCCTTGAACTGTTCAAACCGTTCGTGATGAAGGTTCTGGTAGAGCGCAAGGTCACCCAGAACATCAAAACGGCCAAACGGATGATCGAAAGAATGCATCCAGCGGTTTGGGACGGTTTGGAAGACGTGATCAAAGAGCATCCGGTGCTGCTCAACCGCGCCCCGACGCTCCACCGGCTCGGGATCCAAGCGTTTGAGCCGATTTTGGTTGAAGGCAAAGCGATTCAGTTGCACCCCCTTGTTTGCCATGCTTACAACGCCGACTTTGACGGCGACCAAATGGCCGTGCACGTTCCGTTGAGCCTGCAAGCCCAAGCCGAGGCGCGGGTTTTGATGCTGAGCACGCAAAACCTGTTCTCACCGGCGGACGGCAAACCGGTCATGACGCCGGTTCAAGACCCGGTCCTCGGACTCTATGCTCTCACGTTCACCAACAAGCGCATGGCCGAAGAGTTTCACGCGCAAATGGCAGCGCATGAAAAGGATCCGGAAAACAACCCGGCACCGCCAGTTTACGGGTCACCGGAAGAGATCCAGTACCTGTTGAACGCCCCCGGGACTCACCAAGGTGCTGTCCACCTCAACGGATTGGTGCGCGTGCGGTTGCACATCCCGGTTTTCAGCCCGGATTCCGAGATTGATTACCGCGATCCGTCCACTGGCCAAGAGTACAAGTTCGTCACATCGGAAAACGAATTGGGCGAAGAAGTGCGGACGCTGGAACCGCTGGAGCAGAAGTTCGAATCGCGGATTGTGGTGACCACTCCCGGCCGCCTGATCTTCAACCAAGTGCTGCCGTACCCTCTGAGGTACAGCGAGAAGTACCTGAGCGAGGAAATGGGCAAGCGGGCAATCCCGACGTCCATCGTCAGCGTTTACAACTCGGTCGGGGCCGAAGCCACCATCCGGTTCTTGGATGACATCAAGGCGCTCGGGTTCTGGAATGCGACCAAGTACGGCATCTCCATTGCCCTCACGGACATGGACCCGCCCAAACGCCGCGAGGAAATGCTGGACGAAGCCGACACCAAGGCCAACAAAGTCCTTGAAAACTACCGGCGCGGCCTGATCTCATTCCGTGAGATGCAAGAAAACCTTATCCGGCTTTGGACGGGCACCTACGACGAGATCGGAAACGCCATTGTTGCGAACATGCACCAAGAAAACCCGCTTTCCATCATCACGGTCAGCGGGGCGCGGGGTTCCATTAAGCAGCTCGCCCAGCTATCTGGGATGCGCGGGTTGATGTTCAACCAGTTCAACGAGGTTATCTACGAGCTCCCGGTCAAAAACTCGTTCCAAAAGGGCCTCTCGATGTTGGAATTCTTCGTCACGACCCACGGGGCCCGAAAAGGTTTGGCCGACACCGCTCTGCGGACGGCGGACGCGGGTTACCTCACGCGGCGGTTGGTCGACGTTGCCCAAGACGTCATCATCCGGACCGACGATTGCGAGACGATGGACGGCATCTTGGCCTTCCGTTTGACCGTGGATGGCAAAGTCCTTGAAACCATGGGAGAGCGCGCCTTTGGGCGCATGAGCCAATCCGACATCGACGACCCTGCCACCGGGGAGCGCATCATGTCGGTGGGCGAACTCATCACGCATTCCATTGAGGGCCGGTTGGCCAAAGTCGAGGCTACCTACTACGATGAGATCGAAGGCCTGGACGAATCGGCCCGGGAGAAGATTGATGCCAAGTACATTTCCGCCGGGTTCGAATTCGATGAGCACGGCCGATTGGGGGCCAAGGTTCGCTCGCCGATCACCTGCGCCATGGATGTCGGAATGTGCGCCAAGTGCTATGGCGTGGATCTTTCCACCAAAAAGGTTGTCGAAACCGGGGTTGCCGTCGGGATCATTGCCGCGCAATCGATCGGCGAACCGGGGACGCAGCTCACCATGCGGACGTTCCACACGGGTGGGGTTGCGGGATCCAAGTCGATCGCTATCACCAGCCAGTACAAGACCGGAAAGTTCATCCGCCAGTTCCAAGAAGACTTCCAATCCGCGACGCAGACCAGCGCCAAGGAATTCGACCCCACCAAACTTTTGGAGAGCCAAGAAGACACCATCAAGGGCCTTTTTGCCGACCCCAAGAACTTTGTGAGCATCGTCGACGGGAAGAAGACGGAGAAAACCAGCAAGAAAGCCCAGGAAAAGATGGAAGGCGACAGCCGGAAGCTTTGGGAACGCAGCCGGAAGACGTTCTTCTATTCTTGGACTGGGGAATCCAGCGGGATCGTCCGGGTCGAGGAAATCTTCGAGGCCCGGAAGCAACCGCGGGGCAAGGCGATCATCTGCCCGGTCTCCGGCGTGGTGAAAGAGATCCAGCGGTCGAGCTTTGGCCGGTGGGTGGTTGTGTCGGCCCGGGTCGATGCCGTGCCGCTCAAAGATGCCTACATCAGCGACGACCAGGATTGGGGCGACAAAGTCCCCGCCCCGGTGGAACGCTTGATCGGCCAAAAGCTGAGCACCCAAGCCGTGCACACCTTGCGCAAGCACGAAGTCGGGCAGGTCAATGTCCTGTTCCCGGTTCTCGTCCCGCCTCTGGGGAACCTGCCGGTGGACAAAGGGCAGCGGATCATCAAAGGTGACCCGCTGACGGAAGGGCCTCTGGATCCCCACGAGGTGTTGGAACTCGCCGGCCCCAAAGCCGTCCACGAATACTTCATCGAGAACTTGCAAAGCGTTTACAAGGATCAGGGTGTCGACATCAACGACAAACACCTGGAAGTCATTGTCCGGCAAATGCTCCGCAAGCGGCAGATCAAGGATCCGGGGAACACACCGTTCCTGCCGGGCCAAATCGTCGACCGCAACCGGTTCAACCGCGAAAACGAGCGGGTGCGCCAACGGATCGCCGAAGGCAAAAAGATCAAGGAAGTGAATCCGGAAACCGGGGAAGAGTTCGAGCGCGACCCGCGTGAGGCAACCGCGAACTGGATCCTGCTTGGAATCACCGAGGCGTCGCTGGCCACCGAAAGCTACCTTTCGGCGGCGTCGTTCCAAAAAACGACTCGAGTTCTGACAGAAGCCGCAGTCCGGGGCAAAAACGACCCGCTGCTTGGGCTCAAGGAAAACGTCATCATCGGCCGGCTGATTCCGGCGGGGACGGGCGTGAAAGCGCACCGCGAACTCGCTGTGGACGTCGACCGCTCGCAGCCGAGTTGGGCGCAACAGTCCCTCACCGCCTTGGTCGAAGCCGAGGAAGGGGAACTGGCCAACGACGGCGACGTGTTCGGCGGCATGAGCCTGGCCGACCTGGCCGCTCAAGACGACGAACCGGCAACGCTGGACGAGGAGTAA
- a CDS encoding cysteine synthase family protein, producing the protein MRCESVLDAIGGTPHIRLNRMFGSDHQIWIKLESANPGGSLKDRAALAMVEAAEERGDLQPGGTVIVPSSGNAAIGLALVCAVKGYRLIVAMPVSMSLERRRALWSYGAEIVLTSHEGWLGEAVHRASELAAEIPGAWLAQQFDDPANLLAHSDSTAMEILGDFPEGLDVMVAGVGTGGHCCGTALALKETWPNLEVIAVEPSVSPVLTGGPANPHRILGIGAGFVPSVYDPSAVNRVVSVDEEDAYEMTRRCAREEGIWAGVSTGANLAAISQLLPELEGKRVLTFNYDTGERYLSVEGLFPDRVP; encoded by the coding sequence ATGCGATGCGAAAGTGTGTTGGATGCGATCGGCGGGACGCCGCATATCCGGTTAAACCGGATGTTTGGGTCAGACCATCAGATCTGGATCAAATTGGAGTCGGCAAATCCGGGCGGGAGTCTGAAAGACCGAGCCGCCCTTGCGATGGTCGAGGCCGCCGAAGAGCGCGGCGACCTACAGCCGGGCGGGACGGTTATTGTGCCCAGCAGCGGCAATGCGGCCATTGGTTTGGCGCTGGTCTGTGCCGTGAAGGGTTATCGGCTGATTGTGGCAATGCCGGTTTCGATGAGCCTGGAGCGCCGCCGCGCCTTGTGGTCTTATGGAGCGGAGATCGTTTTGACTTCTCATGAAGGCTGGTTGGGGGAAGCGGTCCATCGGGCGTCGGAGTTGGCGGCGGAAATCCCTGGTGCGTGGTTGGCCCAACAGTTCGACGACCCAGCGAACTTGTTGGCGCACAGCGATTCGACCGCCATGGAGATTTTGGGGGATTTTCCGGAAGGGCTCGATGTGATGGTGGCTGGGGTCGGTACGGGCGGCCATTGTTGCGGAACCGCCCTCGCGCTCAAGGAGACGTGGCCCAATCTCGAGGTTATCGCGGTTGAGCCATCGGTCTCGCCCGTTTTGACCGGCGGCCCGGCAAACCCGCACCGGATTTTGGGGATCGGGGCTGGGTTTGTCCCTTCTGTCTACGATCCGTCGGCAGTGAACCGAGTTGTTTCAGTTGATGAGGAAGACGCCTATGAGATGACCCGCCGTTGCGCCCGGGAGGAGGGGATTTGGGCGGGCGTATCGACGGGGGCGAATCTGGCCGCCATCTCTCAGTTGCTTCCGGAGTTGGAAGGGAAGCGGGTTTTGACGTTCAACTACGATACGGGCGAGCGGTATTTGAGCGTAGAAGGACTGTTCCCGGACAGAGTTCCTTAA
- a CDS encoding nicotinamide mononucleotide transporter has protein sequence MTARQMWISLGLAALATLVCILAQGIPNLATGKPILWFPQDLYSQVELIGFVTGVVGVYLMVVESTWNYPVGLIWAVGYGWYFFQMRHFGEATTMLISAGYLVDGWIKWSRGTTADELPVTLLKKHHWVVIGITLAIVIPLLICLLTEVHGAYVYWDATTTALSLTAQYLTNRKVFQSWFFWIFANIVIIPVFIYRGWYPTAVLYSIFTVMAFVGIREWRRSLVGQPTMSPGA, from the coding sequence ATGACGGCGCGGCAGATGTGGATTTCGCTAGGGTTGGCCGCTCTCGCCACCCTGGTCTGCATCCTCGCCCAAGGCATCCCCAACCTGGCAACCGGGAAGCCGATTCTCTGGTTTCCGCAGGATCTTTACTCGCAAGTCGAACTAATTGGGTTTGTCACCGGAGTGGTCGGCGTCTACTTGATGGTCGTCGAATCTACTTGGAACTATCCCGTCGGTTTGATCTGGGCGGTCGGCTATGGGTGGTACTTCTTTCAAATGCGGCACTTTGGCGAGGCAACCACGATGCTCATCAGCGCGGGCTACCTGGTCGACGGCTGGATCAAATGGAGCCGGGGCACGACCGCCGACGAATTGCCCGTCACGCTTTTGAAGAAGCACCATTGGGTGGTCATCGGCATCACCCTGGCCATCGTTATTCCTCTGTTGATCTGCCTGCTGACAGAAGTCCACGGAGCCTACGTGTATTGGGATGCCACCACCACCGCCCTCAGCTTGACGGCGCAGTATTTGACCAACCGCAAGGTATTCCAATCGTGGTTCTTCTGGATCTTCGCCAACATCGTCATCATCCCCGTTTTTATTTACCGGGGCTGGTATCCGACGGCGGTTTTGTATTCGATTTTCACGGTGATGGCGTTTGTGGGCATCCGGGAATGGCGGCGGTCCCTCGTCGGCCAGCCCACAATGTCCCCCGGGGCCTGA
- the rpoB gene encoding DNA-directed RNA polymerase subunit beta produces the protein MRVIQPSSKRIGRALEVPNLIELQLNSYKWFLEEGLPELFSTFSPIWDFTQSTYIEFVDFVLGEPKYGMQDCRDRDLTYEAPIKARVRFGGKDREVIESEVYLGDLPLMTDKGTFIINGRERVIVSQLSRSPGIYFEEDIDTSMQMIARARCIPLEGPWLEVESDSNGVVNTQISQTKKLPITQLVKALHGFDLGRDRQVRKVGASLGKRFSEPLADPDTGEVIFDKGVVLTQSVFDGLTDEQKDLECLMESPLGSTEDMYWYFGVEHTFEKPTAEQLEGTRPIAEVVEGKKQVVAALQRIDRDTAVKIESLGLDSIKVLKLEEYIETTLAADKTQNTREAILDIYKRMRPGEAANDDAAKQLVFSLFFDRRRYDLGKVGRRFLNNRLKLDVERNTRNLTSDDLARTLIEMEPYLKKEADHDDIDDLRNKRVRSVGELLASQLRLGFVRMEKVARERMTSADQENLLPSIILSVKPVSASIKSFFSSNQLSTFMDQTNPLSELTNKRRLSSLGPGGLQRNSAKLEVRDVHRSHYGRICPIETPEGPNIGLISQLTTHGRIDEFGFISTPYRKVVDGRVTDEVVYLTAQEDFHLRIAPADTALDENGQILGDRVVVRCPGGDKQFGGASYPSVPPTSVDLMDVSPVQIISVATSLIPFLENDDANRALMGANMQRQAVPTLRSDAPIVGTGHEKRAAIDSGASVIARRSGVVTGVTSKLITIQTPEGETDRYELLHMFQSNKSTCFTHRPIVFPGQTVLKGDALADGANTDQGRLALGKNLIVAFMPWGGYNYEDAILLSERLVKDDIYTSIHIERHESEAVDTKLGPEEITRDIPNVGEDALRDLDENGIIRIGAEVRPEDLLVGKVAPKGQTEMTAEERLIIAIFGKKAEETRDVSLTLPHGEKGTVIDVKVFSRFKYLSPTINYVYKESKKRDRLVCDRTEEPLLQIPGDELPAGTNMTVQVYVAQKRKIMVGDKMAGRHGNKGVISRILPVEDMPMLADGSPVDIILNPLGVPSRMNIGQILETHLGYVGYHLDTRYECPAFEGATEHEILEEMKRLAEHLRTKSLRAYVNGELLLGIKFADDAGLEEMTALVEAKLRSLDQESLERVSRIVAAPSTKSVDELLAVDAENFEPEEVIEVPGKPFKADDKVYQGILENIQKNVFRRAGLDPKSCKSIVRDGLTGDELPNPITVGCIYMLKLEHLADEKIHARSIGPYSLVTQQPLGGKAQFGGQRFGEMEVWALEAYGAAYTLQELLTIKSDDVMGRVKAYELIVKGETIQEPGIPESFKILVNELRSLCLKVAVEDKNNKELSLKDLDELTGNDDVRLARSVGFFN, from the coding sequence ATGAGAGTCATTCAACCGTCTTCGAAGCGCATCGGCCGTGCGCTCGAAGTTCCCAATCTGATCGAACTTCAACTCAACAGCTATAAATGGTTTTTGGAAGAAGGCCTGCCCGAGCTTTTTTCAACATTCAGCCCGATTTGGGATTTTACACAAAGCACCTACATTGAGTTCGTTGATTTCGTATTAGGCGAACCCAAGTACGGCATGCAAGATTGCCGCGACCGCGATTTGACGTACGAAGCCCCGATCAAGGCTCGCGTCCGGTTTGGCGGCAAAGACCGCGAAGTGATTGAGTCAGAGGTTTATTTGGGCGACCTGCCGTTGATGACCGACAAGGGGACGTTCATCATCAACGGCCGGGAACGGGTCATCGTCAGCCAGCTCAGCCGGTCGCCGGGGATCTATTTCGAAGAGGACATCGACACCTCGATGCAGATGATCGCCCGGGCGCGGTGCATCCCACTGGAAGGGCCGTGGTTGGAAGTCGAAAGCGATTCCAACGGGGTTGTCAACACTCAAATCTCCCAGACGAAAAAATTGCCCATCACCCAGTTGGTCAAGGCTTTGCACGGGTTCGACCTGGGCCGGGATCGGCAGGTGCGCAAAGTCGGCGCAAGCCTGGGCAAACGGTTCAGCGAACCGTTGGCCGACCCTGATACAGGCGAAGTCATCTTTGACAAGGGGGTGGTGCTCACCCAGTCCGTTTTTGACGGTTTGACCGACGAGCAGAAAGACCTGGAGTGCCTGATGGAGAGCCCCTTGGGTTCAACGGAGGACATGTATTGGTATTTTGGCGTTGAGCACACGTTTGAAAAGCCCACCGCCGAGCAGTTGGAAGGCACACGCCCTATTGCCGAAGTCGTCGAGGGCAAAAAGCAGGTTGTAGCCGCCCTCCAGCGCATCGACCGCGACACGGCGGTGAAGATCGAGAGCCTGGGCCTGGATTCGATCAAGGTTCTCAAACTCGAGGAGTACATCGAAACGACCTTGGCCGCCGACAAGACCCAAAACACGCGGGAAGCGATTTTGGACATCTACAAGCGGATGCGCCCGGGCGAAGCGGCAAACGACGATGCGGCCAAACAGCTGGTCTTCAGCCTATTCTTCGACCGCCGCCGGTACGATTTGGGCAAGGTGGGTCGCCGGTTCCTGAACAACCGGTTGAAATTGGATGTCGAGCGGAACACGCGGAATTTGACGAGCGATGATTTGGCTCGGACGCTGATCGAAATGGAGCCGTACCTCAAGAAAGAGGCGGACCACGACGACATCGACGATCTGCGCAACAAGCGGGTTCGCAGCGTCGGGGAACTGCTGGCAAGCCAGCTCCGGCTCGGTTTTGTGCGGATGGAGAAGGTCGCCCGCGAGCGGATGACCTCGGCCGACCAGGAAAACTTGTTGCCCTCGATCATCCTTTCCGTCAAGCCGGTCAGCGCAAGCATCAAGAGCTTCTTTAGTAGCAACCAGCTTTCAACGTTCATGGATCAAACCAATCCGCTGAGTGAACTGACCAACAAGCGCCGGCTTTCCAGCCTTGGCCCGGGCGGTTTGCAGCGCAACAGCGCCAAGTTGGAAGTCCGCGATGTCCACCGGAGCCACTACGGACGCATTTGCCCGATTGAAACCCCGGAAGGTCCGAACATCGGGCTGATCAGCCAGTTGACGACCCACGGGCGCATCGACGAATTCGGGTTCATCAGCACGCCATACCGGAAAGTCGTGGATGGGCGGGTGACTGACGAAGTCGTTTACCTAACGGCCCAGGAAGACTTCCACTTGCGAATCGCCCCGGCCGACACCGCCCTGGACGAGAATGGCCAAATCCTGGGCGACCGGGTTGTTGTGCGGTGCCCGGGTGGAGACAAGCAGTTCGGCGGCGCGAGCTACCCCAGCGTCCCCCCGACCAGCGTCGACCTGATGGACGTGAGCCCGGTGCAGATCATCTCGGTGGCCACCAGCTTGATCCCGTTCCTGGAGAACGACGACGCAAACCGCGCCCTGATGGGTGCGAACATGCAACGCCAAGCGGTGCCGACTTTGCGCAGCGACGCCCCGATCGTCGGAACCGGCCATGAAAAGCGGGCCGCAATCGACAGCGGCGCCAGCGTGATCGCCCGCCGCTCCGGTGTCGTGACCGGGGTCACAAGCAAGCTCATCACGATCCAAACGCCCGAAGGCGAAACCGACCGTTATGAGTTGCTCCACATGTTCCAGAGCAACAAATCGACCTGTTTCACCCACCGGCCCATCGTGTTCCCGGGTCAAACGGTGCTCAAAGGCGACGCCCTGGCCGACGGGGCCAACACCGACCAAGGACGGCTGGCCTTGGGCAAAAACCTCATTGTCGCCTTCATGCCTTGGGGCGGCTACAACTACGAAGACGCCATCCTCTTGAGCGAGCGCTTGGTGAAGGACGACATCTACACGTCCATCCACATCGAGCGGCATGAATCAGAGGCCGTGGACACCAAACTCGGGCCGGAGGAAATCACCCGCGACATCCCGAATGTCGGCGAGGACGCCTTGCGCGACCTCGACGAGAACGGGATCATCCGGATCGGTGCCGAAGTCCGACCAGAAGACCTCTTGGTTGGCAAGGTTGCCCCTAAAGGCCAAACCGAGATGACGGCCGAAGAGCGGCTGATTATCGCGATCTTTGGTAAAAAAGCTGAAGAGACCCGCGACGTCTCACTGACCTTGCCCCACGGTGAGAAAGGCACCGTTATCGACGTCAAGGTTTTCAGCCGGTTCAAATATCTGAGCCCGACCATCAACTACGTCTACAAGGAGAGCAAGAAGCGCGACCGGCTGGTTTGTGACCGGACGGAAGAACCGCTGCTGCAAATCCCTGGCGACGAATTGCCGGCAGGGACAAACATGACCGTCCAGGTCTATGTTGCCCAAAAGCGCAAGATCATGGTCGGCGACAAAATGGCCGGTCGCCACGGCAACAAAGGTGTCATTTCGCGCATCCTCCCGGTTGAAGACATGCCGATGCTCGCCGACGGTTCGCCGGTGGACATCATCCTCAACCCGCTTGGGGTTCCCAGCCGCATGAACATCGGGCAGATTTTGGAAACCCACCTCGGTTATGTTGGCTACCACCTGGACACCCGGTATGAGTGCCCGGCGTTCGAAGGGGCCACCGAACACGAGATCCTGGAAGAGATGAAGCGGTTGGCCGAGCACCTGCGCACGAAGTCGTTGCGCGCTTATGTCAACGGCGAACTCCTTTTGGGGATCAAGTTTGCCGACGATGCCGGCTTGGAAGAAATGACCGCGCTCGTGGAAGCCAAACTCCGGTCCCTCGACCAGGAAAGTTTGGAGCGGGTCAGCCGCATCGTGGCCGCCCCATCCACCAAATCGGTTGATGAGCTTTTGGCGGTTGATGCCGAGAATTTTGAACCCGAAGAAGTCATCGAAGTTCCGGGCAAACCGTTCAAAGCCGATGACAAGGTCTACCAAGGGATTTTGGAGAACATCCAAAAGAATGTGTTCCGGCGCGCCGGTTTGGATCCCAAATCGTGCAAGTCCATCGTCCGCGACGGCCTGACCGGCGACGAGCTCCCGAACCCAATCACGGTCGGGTGCATCTATATGCTCAAACTGGAGCACTTGGCGGACGAAAAAATCCACGCCCGTTCCATCGGCCCGTACTCGCTGGTCACCCAGCAGCCGCTTGGGGGTAAAGCCCAATTCGGTGGTCAACGGTTTGGGGAAATGGAAGTCTGGGCTTTGGAAGCCTACGGAGCGGCCTACACCCTGCAAGAACTGCTCACCATCAAGTCGGACGACGTGATGGGCCGGGTCAAGGCATACGAGCTGATCGTGAAAGGCGAAACGATCCAAGAACCGGGCATCCCCGAATCGTTCAAGATCCTCGTGAACGAACTGCGCTCCTTGTGTCTCAAGGTCGCAGTTGAGGATAAGAACAACAAGGAACTCTCGCTCAAGGATCTGGACGAACTCACCGGCAACGACGACGTGCGGCTGGCCCGCTCCGTCGGGTTCTTCAACTAG